One segment of Physeter macrocephalus isolate SW-GA chromosome 3, ASM283717v5, whole genome shotgun sequence DNA contains the following:
- the HES4 gene encoding transcription factor HES-4 → MPADTPGKLRASPRAGAPAGARRTPDQPRSAAEHRKVGTRPDAVGRSGGEREADARGTQPLPAPQSSKPVMEKRRRARINESLAQLQSLLLDALRKESSRRSKLEKADILELTVKHLQSLRRVQVTAALRADPAVLGKYRAGFHECLAEVNRFLAGCEGVPADVRSRLLGHLATCLARLGPSRRPLPPAPAAAEVLAPAVYAGRPPPPALDGPRPLPRSGALLGPSFLPGRTGAPLAAPGAAAQGRGAPWRPWLR, encoded by the exons ATGCCTGCCGACACCCCGGGGAAGCTGAGGGCCTCGCCGCGGGCGGGAGCGCCGGCCGGTGCCCGCCGGACCCCGGACCAGCCCCGGAGCGCGGCCGAGCACCGGAAGGTGGGAACCCGGCCGGACGCGGTTGGCAGGAGCGGGGGGGAGAGGGAAGCTGACGCCCGCGGGACTCAGCCGCTGCCGGCCCCGCAGTCCTCCAAGCCCGTCATGGAGAAGCGGCGCCGAGCGCGCATCAACGAGAGCCTCGCTCAGCTCCAGAGCCTCCTCCTGGACGCCCTCAGGAAAGAG agcTCCCGCCGCTCGAAGCTGGAGAAGGCGGACATCCTGGAGCTGACCGTGAAGCACCTGCAGAGCCTGCGGCGCGTGCAGGTGACAG CCGCCCTCCGCGCCGACCCGGCAGTCCTGGGCAAGTACCGCGCCGGCTTCCACGAGTGTCTGGCCGAGGTGAATCGCTTCCTGGCCGGCTGCGAGGGCGTCCCGGCCGACGTGCGGTCCCGCCTGCTCGGCCACCTGGCGACCTGCCTGGCCCGGCTGGGGCCCTCGCGCCGCCCGCTTCCAccggcccccgccgccgccgAAGTTCTGGCGCCCGCGGTCTACGCGGGCCGCCCGCCGCCTCCGGCCTTGGACGGCCCCCGCCCCTTGCCGCGCTCCGGGGCGCTCTTGGGGCCGTCCTTCCTGCCGGGCCGGACGGGGGCGCCCCTGGCCGCCCCCGGGGCCGCGGCTCAGGGCCGGGGCGCACCCTGGAGGCCGTGGCTGCGGTGA